Proteins encoded in a region of the Eschrichtius robustus isolate mEscRob2 chromosome 14, mEscRob2.pri, whole genome shotgun sequence genome:
- the RNF34 gene encoding E3 ubiquitin-protein ligase RNF34 has protein sequence MKAGATSMWASCCGLLNEVMGTGAVRGQQSGFAGGTGPFRFTPNSDFSTYPPAPTEGPNIVCKACGLSFSVFRKKHVCCDCKKDFCSVCSILQENLRRCSTCHLLQETAFQRPQLMRLKVKDLRQYLILRNIPIDTCREKEDLVDLVLCHRGLGSEDNLDTSSLNSSRSQTSSFFTHSFFSNYTAPSATVSSFQGELMGGDRTLGSGVLAQVRSEIASANTEDDEEDDNDDDDDDEDEENLEERTSGLAKKRVRASLSDLSSLEDVEGMSVRQLKEILARNFVNYSGCCEKWELVEKVNRLYKENEENQKSYGERLQLQDEEDDSLCRICMDAIIDCVLLECGHMVTCTKCGKRMSECPICRQYVVRAVHVFKS, from the exons ATGAAG gCGGGTGCCACGTCTATGTGGGCTTCGTGCTGTGGGCTGCTGAATGAAGTCATGGGGACTGGAGCTGTCAGGGGCCAGCAGTCAGGATTTGCAGGAGGCACTGGTCCATTCAGATTTACACCAAACTCTGATTTTTCCACTTACCCACCAGCACCTACAGAAGGGCCTAATATAGTTTGCAAAGCCTGTGGACTTTCATTTTCAGTCTTTAGAAAGAAG CATGTATGTTGTGACTGCAAGAAAGATTTTTGCTCCGTTTGTTCGATCTTACAAGAAAATCTCCGTAGATGTTCCACTTGTCACTTATTACAAGAGACAGCCTTTCAGCGCCCTCAGTTAATGCGACTGAAGGTGAAGGATCTACGGCAGTATCTCATTCTTAGAAACATACCGATCGATACCTGTCGAGAGAAAGAAGACTTGGTAGATCTGGTACTGTGTCACCGTGGGCTGGGCTCTGAGGACAACCTGGACACGAGCAGTCTGAATTCCTCAAGGTCCCAGACTTCTAGTTTTTttacacattcatttttttcaaactatACAGCCCCATCTGCTACCGTGTCTTCCTTTCAGGGAGAGCTTATGGGTGGAGACCGGACCTTAGGATCTGGAGTACTGGCACAG GTGCGAAGTGAAATAGCTTCAGCAAACACAGAAGATGATGAAGAAGATGACAATGATGACGACGACGATGACGAGGATGAAGAAAACTTGGAGGAGCGG ACATCTGGCCTCGCTAAGAAGAGAGTGAGAGCTTCTCTGTCTGACCTGTCAAGCCTTGAAGACGTGGAAGGGATGAGTGTGCGCCAGCTCAAGGAAATCCTGGCTCGGAATTTTGTCAACTATTCTGGCTGTTGTGAAAAATGGGAGCTAGTAGAGAAAGTAAACCGGTTATacaaagagaatgaagaaaatcaaaagtcat ATGGCGAGCGGCTGCAGCTGCAGGACGAGGAGGACGACAGCCTGTGCCGGATCTGCATGGACGCCATCATCGACTGCGTCCTGCTCGAGTGCGGGCACATGGTCACCTGCACCAAGTGCGGCAAGCGCATGAGCGAGTGTCCCATCTGCCGGCAGTACGTGGTGCGCGCTGTGCACGTGTTCAAGTCCTAA